In Rhineura floridana isolate rRhiFlo1 chromosome 6, rRhiFlo1.hap2, whole genome shotgun sequence, one genomic interval encodes:
- the GMEB2 gene encoding glucocorticoid modulatory element-binding protein 2 isoform X3, with product MAEGDDCVEAEILYPITCGDSKANLIWRKFVCPGINVKCVQYDNHLISPKEFVHLAGKSTLKDWKRAIRMNGIMLRKIMDSGKLDFYEHTKVCSNTCRSTKIDLTGARVSLTSQTSTEYIPLTPASADVNGSPATITIETCEDSTDWTTAIGDDAFTFWRGLKEAGLLEEVIQEFHVELMETMKGLQQRIQDPPLQISDAVLLNNTVQNFGMLDLVKKVLASHKCQMDRSREQYTRDLAALEQQCDEHRKRAKELKHKSQHLNNVLMTLTPVSIPSPLKRPRLTRATSGPPAITSQILTQSAQMTLAPGMPVTQLANMPIGKVVSALPASALGKTTTQVTSAASPVSPLLGGYTVLASAGSTFPNTVEIHPDASNLTVLSTAAIHDGSTVVKVMSPFQLLTLPGLGTAIQNVTQMSPSGSTLVTVPSSVIEGTMATEEHTTIEVTTVADEPEQK from the exons ATGGCTGAAGGAGATGACTGTGTGGAAGCCGAGATCCTTTATCCCATCACCTGCGGAGATAGCAAAGCCAACCTAATATGGAGGAAGTTTGTTTGCCCTGGCATCAATGTGAAATGTGTGCAG TATGACAACCACTTGATAAGTCCCAAGGAATTTGTCCATTTGGCTGGCAAGTCCACCTTGAAGGATTGGAAGAGGGCAATCCGGATGAATGGAATCATGCTAAG GAAGATCATGGATTCAGGCAAGCTGGATTTTTACGAGCATACAAAAGTTTGTTCCAATACCTGCCGAAGCACTAAGATTGACCTGACTGGAGCCAGAGTGTCCCTAACAAGCCAGACATCAACAGAGTACATACCTCTCACCCCTGCCTCTGCAGATG TAAATGGATCTCCTGCCACAATCACCATAGAAACATGTGAGGACTCCACTGACTGGACCACTGCAATTGGAG ATGATGCATTTACATTTTGGCGAGGTTTGAAGGAAGCAGGCCTGTTGGAAGAGGTGATCCAGGAGTTCCATGTGGAGCTCATGGAGACAATGAAAGGCCTGCAGCAGAGGATTCAGGATCCCCCTTTACAGATCAGCG atgctgtCTTACTCAACAATACAGTCCAGAACTTTGGCATGCTGGATCTGGTTAAGAAAGTTTTGGCCAGCCACAAGTGCCAAATGGACCGTTCACGAGAGCAATATACACGAGATTTAGCAG CTCTGGAGCAGCAGTGCGATGAGCATCGGAAGAGAGCAAAGGAGCTGAAGCACAAATCGCAGCACCTAAACAATGTGCTGATGACCTTGACCCCAGTCTCCATCCCGTCCCCTCTGAAACGCCCCCGGCTGACGAGAGCCACGTCAGGGCCTCCTGCCATTACCTCCCAAATCCTGACTCAATCGGCACAGATGACCCTCGCTCCAGGGATGCCGGTCACTCAACTGGCCAACATGCCTATAGGCAAAGTGGTCTCTGCCCTCCCAGCATCTGCTCTTGGGAAGACCACAACGCAGGTTACATCTGCTGCCTCCCCAGTGTCTCCGCTGCTGGGTGGATACACTGTCCTGGCGTCTGCGGGCTCCACTTTTCCCAACACAGTTGAAATACACCCAGATGCCTCCAACCTCACAGTCCTGAGCACAGCGGCCATACATGATGGCAGCACCGTGGTGAAAGTGATGAGCCCCTTCCAGCTGCTCACCCTCCCGGGACTGGGCACTGCCATCCAGAACGTAACACAGATGTCTCCCAGTGGGAGCACCCTTGTGACTGTGCCATCCAGTGTCATTGAGGGCACCATGGCAACTGAAGAACATACGACCATTGAAGTAACTACAGTAGCAGATGAGCCTGAGCAGAAATGA